One part of the Muntiacus reevesi chromosome 20, mMunRee1.1, whole genome shotgun sequence genome encodes these proteins:
- the LOC136151720 gene encoding olfactory receptor 2W1, with protein MDQRNYTSLRGFILLGFSDHPKLEMVLSGVVTVFYLITLVGNTAIILASLLDSHLHTPMYFFLRNLSLLDLCFTTSIVPQMLVNLWGHDKTISYVGCVIQLYVYMWFGSIECLLLAVMSYDRFTAICKPLHYLVIMNPHACLKMVITVWSISLANSVVLCTLTLNLPRCGNNLLDHFLCELPAMVKIACIDTTAVEMSVFALGIVIVLTPLILILISYGYIARAVLRMKSKAGQRKAVNTCGSHLTVVSIFYGTIIYMYLQPGNNASKDQGKFLTLFYTIITPSLNPLIYTLRNKDMKDALKKLMRVDHKPTKSRKNWKS; from the coding sequence ATGGACCAAAGAAATTATACTTCTCTACGTGGCTTCATTCTGCTTGGCTTCTCTGACCATCCCAAACTGGAGATGGTCCTGTCAGGAGTTGTCACTGTCTTCTACTTAATTACCTTGGTCGGTAACACTGCCATCATTCTTGCATCTCTCCTGGATTCCCATCTCCACACACCAATGTACTTTTTCCTCCGGAATTTATCTCTCCTAGATCTATGTTTCACAACCAGCATCGTCCCCCAGATGCTGGTTAACTTGTGGGGACATGATAAGACCATCAGCTATGTGGGCTGTGTCATTCAGCTCTATGTTTACATGTGGTTTGGCTCCATTGAGTGCCTTCTCCTCGCTGTTATGTCCTACGATcgttttacagctatttgtaagcccttgcattatttGGTCATCATGAACCCACATGCATGCCTCAAGATGGTTATCACAGTCTGGAGTATTAGTCTGGCCAATTCTGTGGTATTATGTACACTCACCCTGAATTTGcctagatgtggaaacaaccttCTGGATCATTTCTTGTGTGAGTTGCCAGCTATGGTCAAGATAGCTTGCATAGACACCACAGCAGTTGAAATGTCTGTTTTTGCTTTAGGCATTGTCATTGTGCTTACACCACTCATCCTTATTCTCATATCCTATGGCTACATTGCCAGAGCTGTGCTGAGAATGAAGTCAAAAGCAGGCCAGAGAAAAGCAGTTAATACCTGTGGATCTCATCTCACTGTAGTGTCCATCTTCTATGGAACTATTATCTACATGTACCTGCAACCAGGTAACAATGCCTCCAAGGACCAGGGTAAGTTCCTCACCCTCTTTTACACTATCATCACTCCAAGTCTCAACCCTCTCATTTATACCTTAAGGAATAAGGACATGAAGGATGCACTGAAGAAGCTGATGAGAGTTGACCACAAACCTACAAAATCAAGGAAAAACTGGAAGTCATAG